A section of the Meles meles chromosome 8, mMelMel3.1 paternal haplotype, whole genome shotgun sequence genome encodes:
- the IGF2 gene encoding insulin-like growth factor II isoform X2 → MVLHTRKVTQNMPTGVPMGKSMLLLLTFLALASCCSAAYRPRETLCGGELVDTLQFVCGDRGFYFRLPGRPASRASRRSSRGIVEECCFRSCDLALLETYCAAPAKSERDVSTLPTVLPDNFPRYPVGKFFQYDTWKQSAQRLRRGLPALLRARRGRMLAKELEAFREAKRHRPLIALPTHDPAAHGGASPEASGNQK, encoded by the exons ATGGTTCTGCACACCCGCAAAGTCACCCAAAAT ATGCCGACGGGGGTCCCGATGGGGAAGtcgatgctgctgctgctgacctTCTTGGCCTTGGCCTCGTGCTGCTCTGCTGCTTACCGCCCCAGGGAGACCCTGTGCGGCGGGGAGCTGGTGGACACCCTCCAGTTTGTCTGTGGGGACCGCGGCTTTTACTTCA GACTTCCAGGCAGGCCGGCCAGCCGCGCGAGCCGCCGCAGCAGCCGTGGCATCGTGGAGGAATGCTGTTTCCGCAGCTGCGACCTGGCCCTTCTGGAGACCTACTGTGCCGCCCCCGCCAAGTCCGAGAGGGACGTGTCGACCCTTCCGACCGTGCTTCCG GACAACTTCCCCAGATACCCCGTGGGCAAGTTCTTCCAATATGACACCTGGAAGCAGTCCGCCCAACGACTGCGCAGGGGCCTGCCTGCCCTCCTGCGCGCCCGCCGGGGTCGCATGCTCGCCAAGGAGCTCGAGGCGTTCAGAGAGGCCAAGCGTCATCGTCCGCTGATCGCCCTGCCCACCCACGACCCCGCGGCCCACGGGGGCGCCTCTCCGGAGGCCTCCGGCAATCAGAAGTGA
- the IGF2 gene encoding insulin-like growth factor II isoform X5: MVLHTRKVTQNEMVSPDPQIIVVAPGAEPDSTQVQRTEDGGIIIRIFWVGPKGELLTRTPVSLVTQMPTGVPMGKSMLLLLTFLALASCCSAAYRPRETLCGGELVDTLQFVCGDRGFYFSRPASRASRRSSRGIVEECCFRSCDLALLETYCAAPAKSERDVSTLPTVLPDNFPRYPVGKFFQYDTWKQSAQRLRRGLPALLRARRGRMLAKELEAFREAKRHRPLIALPTHDPAAHGGASPEASGNQK, translated from the exons ATGGTTCTGCACACCCGCAAAGTCACCCAAAAT GAGATGGTTTCCCCAGACCCCCAAATTATCGTGGTGGCCCCCGGGGCTGAACCCGACTCTACGCAAGTCCAACGCACTGAGGACGGGGGAATCATTATCCGGATATTTTGGGTGGGTCCCAAAGGCGAGCTGCTCACGCGAACCCCGGTGAGTTTGGTCACGCAG ATGCCGACGGGGGTCCCGATGGGGAAGtcgatgctgctgctgctgacctTCTTGGCCTTGGCCTCGTGCTGCTCTGCTGCTTACCGCCCCAGGGAGACCCTGTGCGGCGGGGAGCTGGTGGACACCCTCCAGTTTGTCTGTGGGGACCGCGGCTTTTACTTCA GCAGGCCGGCCAGCCGCGCGAGCCGCCGCAGCAGCCGTGGCATCGTGGAGGAATGCTGTTTCCGCAGCTGCGACCTGGCCCTTCTGGAGACCTACTGTGCCGCCCCCGCCAAGTCCGAGAGGGACGTGTCGACCCTTCCGACCGTGCTTCCG GACAACTTCCCCAGATACCCCGTGGGCAAGTTCTTCCAATATGACACCTGGAAGCAGTCCGCCCAACGACTGCGCAGGGGCCTGCCTGCCCTCCTGCGCGCCCGCCGGGGTCGCATGCTCGCCAAGGAGCTCGAGGCGTTCAGAGAGGCCAAGCGTCATCGTCCGCTGATCGCCCTGCCCACCCACGACCCCGCGGCCCACGGGGGCGCCTCTCCGGAGGCCTCCGGCAATCAGAAGTGA
- the IGF2 gene encoding insulin-like growth factor II isoform X4: MPTGVPMGKSMLLLLTFLALASCCSAAYRPRETLCGGELVDTLQFVCGDRGFYFRLPGRPASRASRRSSRGIVEECCFRSCDLALLETYCAAPAKSERDVSTLPTVLPDNFPRYPVGKFFQYDTWKQSAQRLRRGLPALLRARRGRMLAKELEAFREAKRHRPLIALPTHDPAAHGGASPEASGNQK; encoded by the exons ATGCCGACGGGGGTCCCGATGGGGAAGtcgatgctgctgctgctgacctTCTTGGCCTTGGCCTCGTGCTGCTCTGCTGCTTACCGCCCCAGGGAGACCCTGTGCGGCGGGGAGCTGGTGGACACCCTCCAGTTTGTCTGTGGGGACCGCGGCTTTTACTTCA GACTTCCAGGCAGGCCGGCCAGCCGCGCGAGCCGCCGCAGCAGCCGTGGCATCGTGGAGGAATGCTGTTTCCGCAGCTGCGACCTGGCCCTTCTGGAGACCTACTGTGCCGCCCCCGCCAAGTCCGAGAGGGACGTGTCGACCCTTCCGACCGTGCTTCCG GACAACTTCCCCAGATACCCCGTGGGCAAGTTCTTCCAATATGACACCTGGAAGCAGTCCGCCCAACGACTGCGCAGGGGCCTGCCTGCCCTCCTGCGCGCCCGCCGGGGTCGCATGCTCGCCAAGGAGCTCGAGGCGTTCAGAGAGGCCAAGCGTCATCGTCCGCTGATCGCCCTGCCCACCCACGACCCCGCGGCCCACGGGGGCGCCTCTCCGGAGGCCTCCGGCAATCAGAAGTGA
- the IGF2 gene encoding insulin-like growth factor II isoform X3 — MVLHTRKVTQNMPTGVPMGKSMLLLLTFLALASCCSAAYRPRETLCGGELVDTLQFVCGDRGFYFSRPASRASRRSSRGIVEECCFRSCDLALLETYCAAPAKSERDVSTLPTVLPDNFPRYPVGKFFQYDTWKQSAQRLRRGLPALLRARRGRMLAKELEAFREAKRHRPLIALPTHDPAAHGGASPEASGNQK; from the exons ATGGTTCTGCACACCCGCAAAGTCACCCAAAAT ATGCCGACGGGGGTCCCGATGGGGAAGtcgatgctgctgctgctgacctTCTTGGCCTTGGCCTCGTGCTGCTCTGCTGCTTACCGCCCCAGGGAGACCCTGTGCGGCGGGGAGCTGGTGGACACCCTCCAGTTTGTCTGTGGGGACCGCGGCTTTTACTTCA GCAGGCCGGCCAGCCGCGCGAGCCGCCGCAGCAGCCGTGGCATCGTGGAGGAATGCTGTTTCCGCAGCTGCGACCTGGCCCTTCTGGAGACCTACTGTGCCGCCCCCGCCAAGTCCGAGAGGGACGTGTCGACCCTTCCGACCGTGCTTCCG GACAACTTCCCCAGATACCCCGTGGGCAAGTTCTTCCAATATGACACCTGGAAGCAGTCCGCCCAACGACTGCGCAGGGGCCTGCCTGCCCTCCTGCGCGCCCGCCGGGGTCGCATGCTCGCCAAGGAGCTCGAGGCGTTCAGAGAGGCCAAGCGTCATCGTCCGCTGATCGCCCTGCCCACCCACGACCCCGCGGCCCACGGGGGCGCCTCTCCGGAGGCCTCCGGCAATCAGAAGTGA
- the IGF2 gene encoding insulin-like growth factor II isoform X1, which yields MVLHTRKVTQNHTWPGNVSARTWAVLLPRPGKRLGIAPSFPQIWALSPGLPTDWALPPDTGDCPRGPAHLQQRPPPPHSSRSLPRLLARPRTQLPASSLQPCGELPAASAAPAGFPVRRAAVPPGLALASCSRRGQQDGAQTPAEGFAARRPRSPGPGAPKPAPLSFALSKITVVGKAPRWPRSGEGRALSRRDAEEKRTPFGRRSASKSAGQGTSGGARRARAK from the exons ATGGTTCTGCACACCCGCAAAGTCACCCAAAAT CACACTTGGCCCGGCAACGTGTCCGCCAGGACGTGGGCAGTGCTGCTCCCGCGTCCAGGAAAACGACTGGGCATTGCCCCCAGTTTCCCCCAAATTTGGGCATTGTCCCCGGGTCTTCCAACGGACTGGGCGTTGCCCCCGGACACTGGGGACTGCCCCCGGGGTCCCGCTCACCTCCAGCAGCGTCCACCGCCGCCGCACAGCTCTCGCTCGCTGCCTCGGCTCCTCGCGCGCCCGCGGACGCAGCTTCccgcctccagcctccagccttgCGGTGAGCTCCCCGCCGCCTCCGCGGCCCCGGCCGGCTTCCCCGTCCGCCGCGCCGCAGTCCCGCCGGGGCTGGCGCTCGCCTCGTGCAGCCGCCGGGGACAGCAGGACGGGGCGCAGACGCCTGCTGAGGGCTTTGCGGCTCGGCGGCCGCGCTCTCCGGGACCTGGCGCCCCGAAACCTGCGCCGCTTTCGTTTGCTCTTTCAAAGATCACAGTCGTGGGGAAGGCGCCTCGGTGGCCCCGAAGCGGGGAGGGCCGGGCGCTGAGTCGGAGGGACGCGGAGGAGAAGCGCACCCCGTTCGGGCGGCGCAGCGCCTCCAAGTCCGCGGGTCAGGGGACTTCGGGAGGCGCGCGCCGAGCGCGGGCGAAGTGA
- the INS gene encoding insulin, whose product MALWMRVLPLLALLALWAPAPTPAFVNQHLCGSHLVEALYLVCGERGFFYAPKARREAEDLQARDAELGGAPGAGGLALGPEGAPQKRGIVEQCCAGVCSLYQLENYCN is encoded by the exons ATGGCCCTCTGGATGCGTGTTCTGCCCCTGCTGGCCTTGCTGGCCCTCTGGGCGCCGGCCCCGACGCCAGCCTTCGTGAACCAGCACCTGTGTGGGTCCCACCTGGTGGAGGCCCTGTACCTGGTGTGTGGGGAACGCGGCTTCTTCTATGCGCCCAAGGCCCGCAGGGAGGCGGAGGACCTGCAGG CGAGGGACGCGGAGCTGGGCGGGGCGCCGGGCGCGGGCGGCCTGGCCCTGGGTCCGGAGGGGGCCCCGCAGAAGCGCGGCATCGTGGAGCAGTGCTGCGCCGGCGTCTGCTCCCTCTACCAGCTGGAGAACTACTGCAACTAG